The Hevea brasiliensis isolate MT/VB/25A 57/8 chromosome 1, ASM3005281v1, whole genome shotgun sequence genome has a window encoding:
- the LOC110649636 gene encoding stress-response A/B barrel domain-containing protein HS1: MEEAKGLVKHIFLAKFKEGIPSDQIEKLIKGYANLVNLIEPMKAFQWGTDVSIENLHQGFTHVFESTFESTEGVAEYVSHPAHVEFANLFLAAVEKVIVIDYKPTALRL, translated from the exons ATGGAGGAAGCCAAGGGACTGGTAAAGCACATCTTCCTAGCCAAGTTCAAAGAAGGAATCCCATCCGACCAAATTGAGAAACTGATTAAGGGATATGCCAATCTCGTCAATCTCATCGAACCCATGAAGGCTTTTCAATG GGGTACAGATGTGAGCATTGAGAACCTGCACCAAGGTTTCACTCACGTCTTTGAATCTACCTTTGAAAGTACAGAAGGAGTTGCAGAGTATGTATCTCATCCCGCCCATGTTGAATTTGCCAATTTGTTCTTAGCTGCTGTGGAGAAAGTTATCGTCATTGACTACAAGCCCACTGCTCTTCGCCTTTAA